A stretch of the Malus domestica chromosome 08, GDT2T_hap1 genome encodes the following:
- the LOC103441407 gene encoding cytochrome c oxidase subunit 5b-2, mitochondrial-like, with amino-acid sequence MWRRVASTSSAQLQNIAASASCRSSSLYHTRRFVISSASSPSSTPLPKSAPPAAPHIASASTSPLKKNPQEANPTATGHELEELAAELEGRDVLEINYPVGPFGTKEAPAIVKSVYDKRIVGCPGIEGGDDEHDVVWFWLEKGKPYECPVCTQVFKLQVVGKGGPPDGHH; translated from the exons ATGTGGAGGCGCGTGGCATCTACTTCCTCTGCTCAGCTCCAAAACATCGCCGCCTCAGCCTCATGCAGATCCTCGTCTCTCTATCACACTCGTAGGTTCGTAATCTCCTCGGCGTCTTCCCCTTCGTCTACGCCGTTGCCCAAGTCCGCTCCTCCCGCCGCTCCCCACATTGCCTCCGCTTCCACCTCCC CTCTGAAGAAAAACCCTCAGGAAGCTAATCCGACTGCTACCGGTCACGAGCTTGAGGAACTTGCTGCCGAGCTTGAG GGAAGGGACGTTCTTGAAATCAATTATCCTGTTGGTCCTTTCGGTACCAAG GAAGCACCTGCGATCGTCAAGTCTGTCTATGACAAAAGAATAGTCGGATGCCCTGGTATTGAGGGAGGAG ATGATGAGCATGATGTCGTGTGGTTTTGGCTGGAGAAAGGAAAGCCATACGAATGCCCTGTCTGTACCCAAGTTTTTAAG CTGCAAGTGGTTGGCAAAGGAGGTCCTCCAGATGGTCACCATTGA
- the LOC114826275 gene encoding U-box domain-containing protein 2-like: MSAPRIREAIRQCFSETQSDSPEVQLKALHTLVSITKVSSQNRNLVAQTEGTIPALLALSKSSSDSIQILSLYVLFNLSLNPDLKQSLLYHLNSIIASLTSTESGRVASSLVCSLAMLDKNKAKFGVAVKEAAVEALIQVVGRSDGEDLAGTSLLFLGLLARFDEGLNALRKTDQIVSSMVQVFKGRCMLSKEGAAEIMLLLFDESEGCVRDALRLPDFSTLVADVSVRGSGRAREKAALLMKKIMEADLDSYVDGNSMFSEW, from the exons ATGTCAGCTCCTCGAATACGCGAGGCAATTAGGCAGTGCTTCTCGGAGACTCAGTCTGACTCTCCTGAAGTGCAGCTGAAGGCTCTTCACACTTTAGTTTCCATCACCAAGGTGAGTTCCCAAAACAGGAACTTGGTTGCACAGACAGAAGGAACCATCCCAGCCTTACTTGCGCTCTCGAAATCTTCCTCCGACAGCATTCAGATTCTCTCGTTGTATGTCCTCTTCAACCTGTCCCTGAACCCTGATCTGAAGCAATCTCTGCTTTACCACCTGAATTCGATAATTGCCTCCTTGACCTCCACGGAGTCCGGCAGAGTAGCTTCCTCTCTGGTTTGTAGTTTGGCAATGCTTGACAAGAACAAGGCCAAATTTGGCGTAGCAG TGAAAGAAGCAGCTGTTGAAGCGCTCATCCAAGTGGTGGGGAGAAGTGACGGCGAGGATCTGGCCGGTACTTCTCTCCTGTTTCTTGGCCTTCTTGCTAGGTTTGATGAAGGGCTGAATGCTTTGCGCAAAACTGACCAGATTGTGAGCTCAATGGTACAAGTGTTCAAAGGGAGGTGCATGCTGAGTAAGGAAGGTGCAGCTGAAATCATGCTGCTCCTGTTTGATGAAAGTGAGGGCTGCGTAAGAGACGCTTTGAGGCTGCCGGACTTCTCAACTTTGGTGGCTGATGTTTCGGTTAGAGGGTCGGGGAGAGCACGAGAGAAGGCGGCGTTGCTGATGAAGAAGATCATGGAGGCTGACTTGGATTCTTATGTGGATGGGAACTCCATGTTTTCTGAGTGGTAA